One Peromyscus leucopus breed LL Stock chromosome 20, UCI_PerLeu_2.1, whole genome shotgun sequence genomic region harbors:
- the LOC114708517 gene encoding olfactory receptor 8S1-like codes for MRNHSTVLEFILLGLPGDAQTQALLFMLFLVIYLLTLVGNLLLLLAVKTDSRLHTPMYFFLGQLSFLDLCHSSVTVPKLLENLLSVKKSISVEGCLAQVFFVFATGGTESCLLAAMAYDRYVAIGSPLLYSQVMSRQLCAGLVWGSWGLAFLDALINILVALNLDFCEAQNIHHFLCELPSLYPLSCSDVSTSFTTLLCSSFIHFFGNFLFILFSYIRILLTILGISSTSGRSKAFSTCSSHLTAVSFFYRSGLLRYLMPNSGSIQELIFSLQYSVITPMLNPLIYSLKNKEVKAAVRRMLRKYL; via the coding sequence ATGAGGAACCACAGCACTGTCCTGGAGTTCATCCTCCTCGGGCTGCCTGGTGACGCCCAGACGCAGGCTCTTCTCTTCATGCTCTTCCTGGTGATTTACCTTCTGACCCTCGTGGGgaacctgctgctgctgctggcagtCAAGACTGACTCCCGCCTCCACAcgcccatgtacttcttcctgggACAACTGTCCTTCCTGGACCTCTGCCACTCATCTGTCACAGTGCCCAAGCTGTTGGAGAACCTCCTCTCTGTGAAGAAGAGCATCTCGGTGGAGGGCTGCCTGGCTCAGGTCTTCTTCGTGTTCGCCACTGGAGGTACCGAGTCCTGCCTCCTGGCGGCCATGGCCTacgaccgctatgtggccatcggCTCGCCTCTGCTCTACAGCCAAGTGATGAGCAGACAGCTGTGTGCGGGGCTGGTGTGGGGCTCTTGGGGCCTGGCCTTTCTGGATGCTCTCATCAATATCCTCGTGGCTCTGAATTTAGATTTCTGTGAGGCTCAGAATATCCACCACTTCCTCTGTGAGCTGCCTTCTCTCTACCCCTTGTCTTGCTCTGACGTGTCCACAAGCTTCACCACCCTCCTCTGCTCCAGCTTCATCCACTTCTTTGGGAACTTCCTCTTCATTCTCTTCTCATACATTCGCATCCTGCTCACCATCCTGGGCATCAGCTCCACCTCCGGGAGAAGCAAGGCCTTTTCTACCTGTTCGTCCCACCTCACGGCAGTGAGCTTCTTTTACCGCTCAGGGTTACTCCGCTATCTCATGCCAAATTCAGGATCCATTCAAGAGCTGATCTTCTCTTTGCAGTACAGCGTCATCACCCCCATGCTGAACCCCCTCATCTACAGCCTGAAGAACAAGGAGGTCAAGGCAGCTGTCAGACGGATGCTAAGAAAATATTTGTAG